ATAAAATCATCATCTCTATCAATTACACAGTTTATTGCTTCTCCACCTATGATAAAAAATAAATTTCCCTTATCTAAACCTGTACAGAGTAGCTGCATTTGTACTTGAACATAATACTTGAAGAAATATTTATCTTCTAAAAAATTACCAGTCTTGTTGTATTCAATAGCTGCATTTTTTAAGTAAAAATTATCACTAATTTTGATCTCAAGTAACTCGGCTTCTCCCGAGTTATTTACAAACCATCCATCAATTGTTGAACCAACTAATGTCTCACAGCCCTCAACTTTTTTAAAGTAATTATATTTGTCAACACCATTTGCATATTTGTTTTTATGTAACACCTTAATATTATCCACGTTCATACGAACAAATTCATCAAATCCTAAAGATTCTAATATCTTTCCCTTTCTCATGCTCAAATTATCTTCAAATGGTATTTCTCTTCCTATAGCTTTAAGTATTCGCTCTCGCATTAATTTCTCTAAAGAATCAGCTCCAATAAACATGCTTCCAACTTCACTAGCTCCCATACGCTTTAACGATTCTCTTTGCACACTAAAGTCAACCTTACTATTAAACTTAAAACACTCATTCTTACCAATTTTTGGTAATTTACGTCCAACTCTACTTATTTTACTTAACTGTTTTTGTTTACCTTTAAGATTTTCTTGACTTTGATATGCAAAAGATTCAAAACCCTTAAATACCATTTGTCCGTACAAATCAAATTGTTGCATCCCTTCCTCTGATCTTGAATTATTTATTTTTGTCATATTTGTCATATTAAACTCCTTTTGTATAAATTTTTCATACAAACAACTATATAGCAAAAACTATTTTTTAA
The sequence above is a segment of the Borrelia puertoricensis genome. Coding sequences within it:
- a CDS encoding DUF244 domain-containing protein; protein product: MTNMTKINNSRSEEGMQQFDLYGQMVFKGFESFAYQSQENLKGKQKQLSKISRVGRKLPKIGKNECFKFNSKVDFSVQRESLKRMGASEVGSMFIGADSLEKLMRERILKAIGREIPFEDNLSMRKGKILESLGFDEFVRMNVDNIKVLHKNKYANGVDKYNYFKKVEGCETLVGSTIDGWFVNNSGEAELLEIKISDNFYLKNAAIEYNKTGNFLEDKYFFKYYVQVQMQLLCTGLDKGNLFFIIGGEAINCVIDRDDDFISYIMTEVSRLEGEVSSIAQSLKLKSDIDIKNIDLDELSDIIRDFLKNNFLYEELCDVDFKLEFLEFVKSSQLEIDEDEILDLSRRLDEINALQSEIDKVEEETKKAQALELARVTKPIKDKLKFQIDDLYRKFSLNEHINYNFDGNRFSLDMSKRAIKDRFKFLSCVIDFTFSSNSNEWSTPILKAV